The region ATCCAGCGCAGCCGCAGCTCACCCACCCCGCGCACGCCGGGGACCTCCCGCAGTGCCCGTTCGGCCGAGTCGACCAACTCCGGGTCCACGGCGTCCATCACGCGCCGGAACACCTCGCGGGCGGCGTCGCGCAGCACCAGCAGGATCGCGGCCGTGATCGCCAAGCCCACCAGCGGGTCGGCCAGTTGCCACCCCAGCGCCGCGCCGCCCGCTCCCACCAGCACCGCCAGTGACGTGAAGCCGTCCGTACGGGCATGGAGACCGTCCGCGACGAGGGCGGCCGAGCCGATGTCGCGCCCGACCCGGATGCGGTGCCGGGCGACCCACTCGTTGCCGAGAAAGCCGATCAGCGCGGCCGCCGCGACGACCGGGATGTGGTGCAGGGGGCGCGGGTCGATCAGCCGCTCGAGGGCCGTCCAGGCCGCGAAGGCACCGGACGCGGCGATCGTCAGCACGATCACGATGCCCGCGAGGTCCTCCGCCCGGCCGTAGCCGTAGGTGAAGCGGCGCGTCGCCGCGCGCCGCCCCAGGACGAAGGCGATGCCGAGAGGGACGGCCGTGAGCGCGTCGGCGGCGTTGTGCACCGTGTCGCCGAGCAGCGCGACCGATCCGGAGACCACGACCACGACCGCCTGCGCCACGGCTGTCGTACCGAGGACGACGAGGGACACCCACAGGGCGCGCATACCGCGCGCCGAGGACTCCAGTGCGGAGTCGAGCTTGTCGCCGGTCTCGTGGGAGTGGGGGGTGAGGAGGTGACGGAGACGGGGGAGGAGACCGGCAGGGGCGCCGTGGAAGTGGGGGTGCGGGTGAGGATGTGGCTGGTCGTGCCCCAAGTGGCTGTGGCTGTGGCTGTGGCTGTGGTCATGGCCGTGGGGCGGGCCGTGATCATGGGAGTGGCCGTGGCCGTGGCCGCGACCGTCGCTGTGGCCGTGGTCGTGGCCTTGCTCGTCGTGCCGGTCGCTCACGGGGGTCCCCTTCCGGTGCGCGGGAGTGGACGTGTCGGCGTCCACAGGGCCATTATGTGCGTATGAGCGCACGCATGCACCTATCACCTGCGCATGATGCGCATCCGCGTACCCCCGGCGAGGAACAGTTCGCGCTCGCCGCCGAACTCCTCGCCCTCCTTGGCGACCGCACCCGGCTCGCTCTCCTGCACGCGTTGACCGGCCAGGAGGCCGATGTCACGACGCTCACCGAGGCGTGCGGGGCCGCGCGCCCGGCCGTCAGTCAGCATCTGGCCCGGCTGCGTCTCGCCGGTCTGGTGCACACCCGCAAGGAGGGCCGCCGGGTGATCTACTCACTCGGCGACGGCCATCTGCGCCGGGTGGTCGACGAGGCGCTGAACCTGGCCGACCATCGCCTCACCGACCGTCCGCCGCACGACTGACGGAACCCCTCGGTGCTCAGTGGCCGGTGTCGTCCTCGCCCGCCTCCAGCAGGTTCGCCGCCGCGCCCACGATGCTCGGGTCCGGGCTACCGACGACCTCCTCGTCCTTGTCCGCGTAGGCGAAGCGGGCCAGGACGCTGCGCATCGCCTCGACACGCGCCCGCTTCTTGTCGTTGCTCTTCACCACGGTCCAGGGAGCCTGTTCGGTGTCCGTCTCGCGGAACATGGTGACCTTGGCGGCGGTGTAGTCGTCCCAGCGGTCCAAGGAGGCCAGGTCCATGGGGCTGAGCTTCCACTGTCGTACGGGATCGACCTGGCGGATCGTGAAACGGGTGCGCTGCTCGCCCTGCGACACGGAGAACCAGAACTTGACCAGGTCCACCCCGTCGTCGACGAGCATCCGTTCGAAGGCGGGCGCCTGCCTCATGAAGCGCCGGTACTCGTCGTCCGTGCAGAAGCCCATCACCCGCTCGACGCCGGCCCGGTTGTACCAGGACCGGTCGAACATCACGATCTCGCCCGCGGTCGGCAGATGCTCCGCGTACCGCTGGAAGTACCACTGGCCGCGCTCGCGCTCGGTCGGTTTCTCCAGCGCCACGACCCGGGCACCGCGCGGATTGAGGTGCTCGGTGAACCGCTTGATCGTGCCGCCCTTGCCGGCCGCGTCACGCCCCTCGAAGACGATGACCAGGCGGCGGCCGGTCGCCTTGATCCAGCTCTGCAGCTTCAGCAGTTCTATCTGCTGGAGGCGTTTGTGCCACTCGTACTCCTTGCGCTCCATGCGCTCGTGGTACGGGTAGTTCTCGCGCCAGGTCTCCACCGGACTGCCGTCCGACCTGATCAGTACCGGGTCGTCGTGGTCGCTGTAATCGACGGTCAGACCCGTCAGCAATGGCGTCATCGCGGCCTCCCCGGCTTCACTCAGTGGAACTGCGGCACGATCAGGTAAATTCCGTACGCGACGACGGCCGCGCAGGCCAGGAAACACAGTCCCGCCTGCGCGAAGCCGAGGGCGTGGGTGCCGCCGGCGTCCTTCTCGCGTGCGGCCTCGACCTGGGTGACACCCAGCACGCCGAGCGCGAAGACGACCACCACTCCGACAGTGACGGCGATGCTCACCGCGGTGACCTCGCCGAGTGCGGTCCAGTCCACATGCATCGTACGACTTCCCCTTGGCTCAGGCGACGGTGCCGACGGCCGTCGGCACAGCGGCACGGACGGTGACCTCGTGGGCGTCGTTCACATTGTCGGCGCGCACCGGATTGCGGCGCGAGGCGAGCACGATGAACGCGGCGACGGCGGCGGCGCACAGGGCGATCACCACGGTGGCGAAGGTGCCGCCGTGCTTCACCACGCTCGCCGAGACCCCGCCGACCAGCGCGGCGGCGGGCAGCGTGACCAGCCAGGCGATCACCATGCGCCCCGCCGTGCCCCAGCGGACCTCGGCCAGCCGCCTGCCCAGACCTGCCCCGAGGATGCCGCCGGAGCAGACCTGTGTGGTGGAGAGCGCGAAACCCAGGTGGGCGGAGGTGAGGATCACGGTGGTGGCGGCGGCCTCGGCCGCGAAGCCCTGCGGCGACTGGATGTCGGTGAGCCCCTTGCCCATGGTGCGGATGATCCGCCAGCCGCCGAGGTAGGTGCCCAGCCCGATGGCGAGACCGGCGGACGCGATCACCCACACCGGGGGACCGGCGTCGTGGCCCAGCGCCCCCGCGGAGATCAGCGTCAGCGTGATGACGCCCATCGTCTTCTGGGCGTCGTTCGTGCCGTGCGCGAGGGAGACGAGCGAGGCCGAGGCGATCTGGCCGAGCCGGAAGCCCTTGGTCACCGAGTCCTGGCGAGCCCGTGCGGTGATCTTGTACGCGAGGTAGGTGGCCAGCAGCGCGGCCACGCCCGCCACGACCGGCGAGGCCACGGCCGGGATCAGCACCTTCTCGACCACCTTGTCGAAGTGCACGCCGTGCTCGCCCGCGCCGACCCACACCGCCCCGATCAGTCCGCCGAACAGGGCGTGCGAGGAACTGGAGGGCAGCCCGAGCAGCCAGGTCAGCAGATTCCAGAGAATCGCCCCGACCAGGCCCGCGAAGATCATCCCCGGTGTGACCAGGGTGTCGTCCACGATGCCGCCCGAGATGGTCTTCGCGACCTCGGTGGACAGGAACGCCCCGCCGATGTTCAGGACGCCGCTGATGAGGACCGCTGTTCTCGGATTGAGCGCCCCGGTGGCGATGGACGTGGCCATCGCGTTCGCCGTGTCGTGGAATCCGTTGGTGAAGTCGAAGGCCAGCGCCGTGACGATGACGACCGCCACGAGGAACGTGATGTGGTCCATCCCCTCATGGAAGCGACCACAGGCGTACGCCGGGCGAACCGGAGGCGAAGGTGGTGTGAGCCGGAGCGGAGGTGGGGGTGCGGGGGATCGGGTCTCGATGCGGTTCGCTCAGAGGTCGGTCGGCGTGCGTTGGCTGAAACTCGTCCTGCGTGCGGTACTCGTCCTATGCGCGGCCGCAGTCGGGGCACAGGCCCCGGTAGGTCACCTCGACATGGGAGACGGTGAAGCCGAACCGCTCGGTTGCGGGCAGATCGGACAGGGGGTCGCCGCTGGGGTGGACGTCCCGGATGGAGCCGCAGACCGAGCACACCAGGTGCTGGTGGGGGCGGTGGGCGTTCGGGTCGTAGCGCTTGGCGCGGCCGTCGGTGGCCACCTCGATCACCTCGCCGAGCGAAACGAGCTCGCCGAGGGTGTTGTAGACGGTCGCGCGGGAGATCTCCGGCAACCGGGCGGTGGCGCGTGCGAGCACCTCGTCCGCGGTGAGGTGTACGTGCTCGCCGGCGAGTACCTCGGCGACCACCCGGCGCTGGGCGGTCATTCGCCAGCCGCGTCCGCGAAGTCGTTCGAGCAGGTCACTCATGCTCACCAGCCTAACCATGCATCGTCTGACGAATGAATCCGTACGGGTCTGGTTCTCGTATTGACTTGGACTGTGTCCATCGTAGGATCGGTTCTGGCGGCAGCCAAGGGACAGGACAACAGCAGGGGAAAGCACGTGACGGTTCAGGAGACGGGTGGAGCTCGCCCACTTCAGCCGCGGGCGCATCCCCGAGCGCATCGTCCACGCGAGGCGCATCGCCCACGCGAGTGGCGCCGGCGCCCCGCGCTCGGGGCCCGCCGCGCACCCATCGCGGTGCGCCGCGTACGCCGTGCCCAACCCGGCAGCCCGACCCGGTTCGAGCGACGCGTCGGCGACTGCCACCCCTACGTCATGTGCCGGTCGTACGGTGTCGTCGATGACGTCCCCGGGGGCCTGTGCCCCGGCTGTTTCGACTGTTTCGACCGACTGTTCCACCGCCCGCAGTTCCTGAGCACAGTGATCCGCCCCGTCCGGAAGGATTCCCATGTCCGAGAACCATGATGCAATCGTCACCGATGCGAAATCGGAGGGCGCAGGTGGCTGCCCCGTCGCGCACGGACGCGCCGCGCACCCGACCCAGGGCGGCGGAAACCGCCAGTGGTGGCCGGAGCGGCTCAACCTGAAGATCCTGGCCAAGAACCCCGCCGTGGCGAACCCCCTCGGTGAGGAGTTCGACTATGCCGAGGCGTTCAAGACCCTCGACCTCGCGGCCGTGAAGCAGGACATCGCCGAGGTGCTGACCACCTCGCAGGACTGGTGGCCGGCCGACTTCGGCAACTACGGCCCGTTCATGATCCGGATGGCCTGGCACAGCGCGGGCACCTACCGCATCAGCGACGGCCGCGGCGGCGCCGGCGCCGGTCAGCAGCGCTTCGCCCCCCTCAACAGCTGGCCGGACAACGGCAACCTCGACAAGGCCCGCCGTCTGCTGTGGCCGGTGAAGAAGAAGTACGGCCAGAGCCTCTCCTGGGCCGACCTCATGATCCTCACCGGTAACGTCGCCCTGGAGCAGATGGGCTTCGAGACCTTCGGCTTCGCCGGCGGCCGTGCGGACGTCTGGGAATCCGAGGAGGACGTGTACTGGGGTCCCGAGACCACCTGGCTCGACGACCAGCGCTACACCGGCGACCGCGAGCTGGAGAACCCGCTCGGCGCCGTCCAGATGGGCCTCATCTACGTCAACCCCGAGGGCCCCAACGGCAACCCGGACCCGATCGCCGCGGCCCGCGACATCCGTGAGACGTTCCGCCGCATGGCGATGAACGACGAGGAGACGGTCGCCCTCATCGCGGGCGGTCACACCTTCGGCAAGACCCACGGCGCGGGCCCGGCGGAGAGCGTCGGTGCCGACCCCGAGGCCGCCCCGATCGAGGCGCAGGGCCTGGGCTGGAAGAGCACGTACGGCACCGGCAAGGGCGCGGACGCCATCACCTCCGGCCTGGAGGTCACCTGGACCACCACGCCCACCCAGTGGAGCAACGGCTTCTTCGACAACCTCTTCGGCTACGAGTGGGAGCTGACCCAGAGCCCCGCCGGCGCCAACCAGTGGGTGGCGAAGGACGCCGAGGCGACCGTCCCCGACGCGCACGACCCGTCGAAGAAGCGTCTGCCCACGATGCTCACCACCGACCTCTCGCTGCGTGTCGACCCGATCTACGAGCCGATCTCCCGCCGCTTCCACGAGAACCCCGCGGAGTTCGCGGACGCCTTCGCCCGCGCCTGGTACAAGCTGACCCACCGTGACATGGGCCCGAAGTCGCTCTACCTCGGCCCGGAGGTCCCGGCGGAGACCCTGCTGTGGCAGGACCCGCTGCCGGAGGCGGAGGGCGAGGCCATCGGCGCCGAGGACGTCACCGCCCTCAAGGCGAAGATCCTCGACTCGGGTCTGACCGTCCCGCAGCTGGTCTCCACCGCGTGGGCGTCCGCCTCGACGTTCCGCGGCAGCGACAAGCGCGGCGGCGCCAACGGCGCGCGCATCCGCCTGGAGCCGCAGCGCGGCTGGGAGGCCAACGACCCCGACCAGCTCGCGGCGGTGCTGCGCACGCTGGAGGGCATCCAGCGGGAGTTCAACACCGGTGCCAAGAAGGTCTCCCTGGCCGACCTGATCGTCCTCGGCGGCAGCGCCGCGGTCGAGAAGGCCGCCAAGGACGCCGGTCACGACGTCGAGGTGCCCTTCACCCCGGGCCGTGTCGACGCGACGGACGAGCACACCGACGCGGAGTCCTTCGCCGCGCTGGAGCCGGCCGCCGACGGGTTCCGCAACTACCTCGGCAAGGGCAACCGCCTCCCGGCCGAGTACCTGCTGCTGGACCGCGCGAACCTGTTGACCCTGAGCGCCCCCGAGCTGACGGTCCTCGTCGGTGGCCTGCGCGTCCTGGGCGCGAACCACCAGCAGTCGGCGCACGGTGTCCTCACCGCGACCCCCGGAACGCTGACCAACGACTTCTTCGTCAACCTGCTCGACCTGGGCACGACGTGGACGCCGACGTCCGAGGACGCGACCACCTTCGAGGCCCGCGACGACGCCACCGGCGAGGTCAAGTGGACCGGCACCCGTGCCGACCTCGTCTTCGGCTCGAACTCCGAGCTGCGCGCGCTCGCGGAGGTCTACGCGGGCGATGACGCCAAGGCGAAGTTCGTGAAGGACTTCGTCGCGGCGTGGGACAAGGTCATGAACCTCGACCGGTTCGACCTCGTCTGATCATCCCGGCCAGGACGTCCAGGTCGGCCCGTATCGGCCGACCTGGACGTTTTTTGGTCGGGGGGGCTCGGCGCCGTGTAAAAACGCTTGCCCCGAGCGTCTCGTCGTCATGAGGATGACGGAATGCCGATCTTCTCCGCCCCCGACGGGACCGAACTTGCCTACCACGTCACGGGCGAGGGCGAGCCGTTGCTCTGTCTGCCCGGTGGGCCCATGCGTGCCTCCGCCTACCTCGGCGATCTCGGCGGACTGTCGCGGCACCGTCGGCTGTTCCTGCTGGATCTGCGGGGGACCGGCGACTCCGCCGTCCCGGCCGACCCGGCGACGTACCGCTGCGACCGGCAGGTCGACGACGTCGAGGCCTTCAGGGCGCATCTCAGGTTGGAGCGGGTGGATCTCCTCGCCCACTCGGCGGCCGGTGACCTCGCGCTCCTCTACGCGGCCCGGTATCCGGACCGCATCCGCACCCTCACATCGGTCACCGGGCGCGCCCGGGCCCTCGGTATCGACTTCACCGAGGAGCACCGCCGGGAGGCGGCCGCACGGCGCAGGGCCGAGCCGTGGTTCGCGGCAGGGTACGACGCCTACGAACGGATCTGGGCGGGCTCGGCGGCCGATGCCGACTGGGACGCCGTCGCCCCGTTCTTCTACGGCCGCTGGGACGCGACCGCGCAGGCGCACGCCGAAACCGAGGTCGAACAGACCAACGAGGAGGCCGCGGGCCTGTACGCCTCCGCCGGCGCCTTCGAACCCGCCGTGGCCCGCGCCGCCGTCGCCACGTTGGACGCACGGGTCCTGCTGCTCGCGGGCGAACTGGACAGTGGCCCACTGCCGCGCGTGGCCGCCGCCGTGGCGGAGCTGTTCCCCGAGGGGGAGCTGATCGTCCAGCCGGAGGCCGGCCACCACCCGTGGCTCGACGACCCCCGGCGCTTCACGGAAACGGTGACGGCCTTCCTCGACCGGGCGCGGTGACCGGGCCCAGCCGGGCCCGACCCGACTCAGGCCAGCCGCAGGTCGACCCACTCGGCCGTTTCGCCCGGCAGCACGTACCTCTCGATCTCGACGAACCCGTGCTGCACGGCGAACCGCAGCCCGTCCTCGTTGGACGCCAGTACGACCGTCTCGATCACGTCCGCGCCCAGCGCCCGTGCCCGCTTCAGCCCGCGCTCGTAGAGCTCCTGACCGAACCCCTGCCGACGGTGTCCGGGCAGGACCCGGGCGATCACCGTCGCCGTCGAGCCGCCGTCCTTCGGCGGACGCACGGTCGAGCAGCCCACCAGGACGTCGCCGAGGTACGCGACCTCCAGGTGGTTGCGCCCGGCCCGTTCACGGACCTCGTCGAGCGACAGGGCGGCGGGTGGCGTGATGACATTGTGGACGTACTGCCAGTCCTTGAGACCGGTCTCGTCGTCCGACTGCTGAAAGCTGAGTGTGGACACCGGAGCAGCAAACCCATCCCCACCACAGGCCGTCAACCGGGTTTGCCGCGAACCGGCTTGGCGTGCGGACGTGGCTCAGCCGAGGCGCGGGATCTCGATGGCGGGGCAGCGGTCCATGACCATGTCGAGTCCGGCGGCGCGGGTACGGTCGTACGCGCCCTCGTCGACGACGCCGAGCTGGAACCAGACGGCCTTGGCGCCGGCGGCGGCGGCTTCGTCGGCGACGGGTCCCGCGAGGTCGCTGTTGACGAAGACGTCGACGACATCGACGTCGAACGGGATCGCGTCCAGCGACGGGTAGCCCTTCTCGCCGTGGACGGTCTCGGCCTTCGGATGCACGGGGACGATCCGCTTGCCGTAGCGCTGGAGGACGTCGGCGACTCCGTACGCCGCGCGCCGCTCGTTGGACGAGAGACCGACGATCGCCCAGGTGTCGCCGAGTTCGGTGAGGATCTTGCGGATCGTTGCCGGGTCGCCGTACACGGTCGGCCTCCTGGGTCTGGTGTGAAGGACTGTCATGGGCCCGCGTGGCCTGTCATGCGTGCTCAGCCGGACAACAGCATGAGACACACGGTGATTCCCCGTGGCGTGGGGGCCCTGTCGCACCCGGGAACGCCGCTCCCCGGTACAGCGCGGTCTGCCACGCGGCGCGCGTGAGGAGCAGGGTGGGAATGCCCCTCGACCGTTCGCCCGTCCGAGGGCGCGGACCAGCAAGCCCGGCGTGAACTCACCACGGCCGACCGAGAGGACGTACGCCATGCGCACCACGACACTGGGCAGCAAGGGACCCGAGTTCGGTGTGATCGGCCTGGGATGCATGGGCATGACCTTCTCGTACGACATGAGGACCCCGCGCGACGAAGCCACCTCCGTCGCGGTCGTCCTCCCCCAAGTCTCGGCTTCGCTCGACAGGGGGGGACCCCCATGGCGCTCGACCTGGGCGCCACCCTCATCGACAGGCCCCCACACCAACGAGGAACTGGTCGGACGGGCGCTGGCGGGCGGCCACCGGGAGCGGGCGGTACTGGCCACGAAGGTCGGCCTGGTCGTGAGCGATCCGACCGGCGGTCCCGGCAACTCCCCGGTCATCGTCAACAACGGCCGCCCCGAGCACGTACGGAAGTCGATCGACGAGAGCCTGCGCCGCCTCGGTCTGTGAGATCGCCGAGCGGGCCGGGATCACCCCGGCGCAGGTGGCACTCGCGTGGCTGGTCGCCCAGGGACGGTACGTCGTCCCCATCCCCGGGACCAAGACCCCGAAGTACCTGGCGGACAACGCCGACGCGGGTGACGTGGAGCTGAGCGCGGCGGCCCTGGCCGACCTGGACGCCCTTCCCGCACCGGAAGGCGGCCGCTACTGAAACGAGCGGCGCGGGCCTACGGGGGGCATGCTGCCCCTCGTAGGCTGCCCCACCCCCGAGGCCCCAAGGAAGACCATGACCACCATCGCCATCATCGGAGCCGGACCCGGCCTCGGAGTCGCCGTCGCACGGCGGTTCGGCCGCGAGGGGTTCGACGTCGCTCTCATCACCCGCACCACGGACCGGGCACACGCGCTCTCCGCCGATCTGGCGGGCGAGGGACTGACGGCGCGCGGTTTCGCGGCCGACGTACGCGACCCGAAGGCGCTCGAAGCGGCGCTGGACGCGGCGACCGCGACCCTGGGGCCCATCGAGGTCATGCAGTACAGCCCGGTCCCGCAGCGGGAGTTCATGCGGCCGGTCCTGGAAACCACCCCCGGCGACCTCGTGGGACCGATCGAGTTCTCGGTGTACGGCCCCGTCGCCGCCGTGCGCCAGGTGCTGCCCGGCATGCGCGCCCTCGGCCGCGGCACCATCGTCTTCGTCAACGGCGGCACCGCCGCGGTACCCCACCCCGACCGGGCCGGCACCTCCATCGCCTTCGCTGCCGAGAGCGCCTACGGACACCTGTTGCACGGCGCCCTCGCCGACGAGGGCATCCACGTCGCACAACTCGTCATCCCCGGCGCGATCAGCCCCGGACACCCCAGGAAGGACCCCGCCGTGCTCGCGGAGACCATCTGGAACATCCACCAGGACCAGCACGGCTACCGGCACTTCGCCGACGACCTCGACTCCTGACGGGCGGTGCCCGAGCAGCGCCCTCAGGCCCCTTCGGCCTCACTCGATATTGCTTAACTTATGCAAGTAGACGTTAAAGTCGTCCCATGTCGACACCGCCGCCCACAGCAGCCGATTCCGCGTCGACGGACGTGGCCGAGATCGAGCGTGCGCTCACCCGGATCTCATATCTGACCAGCAGGGTTCGTCAGCATGAGCGCCTCATGGCACTGGCCGGGCTGGCCCTGGACCGGGCCGCCGTCGCGCTGTTGCGCCAGGTCGCCGACTCGGGCTCGCTGCGGCCCAGTGAGCTGGCGAACCTGCTGTCCGTCGAGGCGTCCCACGTGACCCGGCAGGTGCAGCAGCTGGAGAAGACCGGTTGTCTGACGCGTGTCCCGGACCCGAACGACCGCCGAGCCCAGCGCATCGAACTCACGCCGGCCGGCCGGGACGCGGTCGACCGCGTGCGGGAGGCGAGCTGCCGAGGGATGTCGGTCGCGTTGGCGGACTGGTCGCCGGGAGACCTGGAGCAGCTCGCCACACTGTGCCATCGGCTGGCCGACGACTTCTTCGATCACGCCGAGGACGAGATCGACCTGGCGCCCGAGGTCCCTCGCAAGGCCTGACCGGTTTCGCGATCCTGGGTCCGACTTGGCGGCGCCGAGGCCCGGTCGAGCCTCGGCGCCGCCGGTCGGGAATGCGT is a window of Streptomyces mirabilis DNA encoding:
- a CDS encoding cation diffusion facilitator family transporter gives rise to the protein MSDRHDEQGHDHGHSDGRGHGHGHSHDHGPPHGHDHSHSHSHSHLGHDQPHPHPHPHFHGAPAGLLPRLRHLLTPHSHETGDKLDSALESSARGMRALWVSLVVLGTTAVAQAVVVVVSGSVALLGDTVHNAADALTAVPLGIAFVLGRRAATRRFTYGYGRAEDLAGIVIVLTIAASGAFAAWTALERLIDPRPLHHIPVVAAAALIGFLGNEWVARHRIRVGRDIGSAALVADGLHARTDGFTSLAVLVGAGGAALGWQLADPLVGLAITAAILLVLRDAAREVFRRVMDAVDPELVDSAERALREVPGVRGVGELRLRWIGHRLRAEVAVVVDGEASVRQAHRIAVEAEHALLHAVPKLTAALVHADPAPVPGEKDPHLALAHHRVA
- a CDS encoding ArsR/SmtB family transcription factor, which gives rise to MSARMHLSPAHDAHPRTPGEEQFALAAELLALLGDRTRLALLHALTGQEADVTTLTEACGAARPAVSQHLARLRLAGLVHTRKEGRRVIYSLGDGHLRRVVDEALNLADHRLTDRPPHD
- the ppk2 gene encoding polyphosphate kinase 2, translated to MTPLLTGLTVDYSDHDDPVLIRSDGSPVETWRENYPYHERMERKEYEWHKRLQQIELLKLQSWIKATGRRLVIVFEGRDAAGKGGTIKRFTEHLNPRGARVVALEKPTERERGQWYFQRYAEHLPTAGEIVMFDRSWYNRAGVERVMGFCTDDEYRRFMRQAPAFERMLVDDGVDLVKFWFSVSQGEQRTRFTIRQVDPVRQWKLSPMDLASLDRWDDYTAAKVTMFRETDTEQAPWTVVKSNDKKRARVEAMRSVLARFAYADKDEEVVGSPDPSIVGAAANLLEAGEDDTGH
- a CDS encoding inorganic phosphate transporter produces the protein MDHITFLVAVVIVTALAFDFTNGFHDTANAMATSIATGALNPRTAVLISGVLNIGGAFLSTEVAKTISGGIVDDTLVTPGMIFAGLVGAILWNLLTWLLGLPSSSSHALFGGLIGAVWVGAGEHGVHFDKVVEKVLIPAVASPVVAGVAALLATYLAYKITARARQDSVTKGFRLGQIASASLVSLAHGTNDAQKTMGVITLTLISAGALGHDAGPPVWVIASAGLAIGLGTYLGGWRIIRTMGKGLTDIQSPQGFAAEAAATTVILTSAHLGFALSTTQVCSGGILGAGLGRRLAEVRWGTAGRMVIAWLVTLPAAALVGGVSASVVKHGGTFATVVIALCAAAVAAFIVLASRRNPVRADNVNDAHEVTVRAAVPTAVGTVA
- a CDS encoding Fur family transcriptional regulator — translated: MSDLLERLRGRGWRMTAQRRVVAEVLAGEHVHLTADEVLARATARLPEISRATVYNTLGELVSLGEVIEVATDGRAKRYDPNAHRPHQHLVCSVCGSIRDVHPSGDPLSDLPATERFGFTVSHVEVTYRGLCPDCGRA
- the katG gene encoding catalase/peroxidase HPI, producing MSENHDAIVTDAKSEGAGGCPVAHGRAAHPTQGGGNRQWWPERLNLKILAKNPAVANPLGEEFDYAEAFKTLDLAAVKQDIAEVLTTSQDWWPADFGNYGPFMIRMAWHSAGTYRISDGRGGAGAGQQRFAPLNSWPDNGNLDKARRLLWPVKKKYGQSLSWADLMILTGNVALEQMGFETFGFAGGRADVWESEEDVYWGPETTWLDDQRYTGDRELENPLGAVQMGLIYVNPEGPNGNPDPIAAARDIRETFRRMAMNDEETVALIAGGHTFGKTHGAGPAESVGADPEAAPIEAQGLGWKSTYGTGKGADAITSGLEVTWTTTPTQWSNGFFDNLFGYEWELTQSPAGANQWVAKDAEATVPDAHDPSKKRLPTMLTTDLSLRVDPIYEPISRRFHENPAEFADAFARAWYKLTHRDMGPKSLYLGPEVPAETLLWQDPLPEAEGEAIGAEDVTALKAKILDSGLTVPQLVSTAWASASTFRGSDKRGGANGARIRLEPQRGWEANDPDQLAAVLRTLEGIQREFNTGAKKVSLADLIVLGGSAAVEKAAKDAGHDVEVPFTPGRVDATDEHTDAESFAALEPAADGFRNYLGKGNRLPAEYLLLDRANLLTLSAPELTVLVGGLRVLGANHQQSAHGVLTATPGTLTNDFFVNLLDLGTTWTPTSEDATTFEARDDATGEVKWTGTRADLVFGSNSELRALAEVYAGDDAKAKFVKDFVAAWDKVMNLDRFDLV
- a CDS encoding alpha/beta fold hydrolase, with translation MPIFSAPDGTELAYHVTGEGEPLLCLPGGPMRASAYLGDLGGLSRHRRLFLLDLRGTGDSAVPADPATYRCDRQVDDVEAFRAHLRLERVDLLAHSAAGDLALLYAARYPDRIRTLTSVTGRARALGIDFTEEHRREAAARRRAEPWFAAGYDAYERIWAGSAADADWDAVAPFFYGRWDATAQAHAETEVEQTNEEAAGLYASAGAFEPAVARAAVATLDARVLLLAGELDSGPLPRVAAAVAELFPEGELIVQPEAGHHPWLDDPRRFTETVTAFLDRAR
- a CDS encoding GNAT family N-acetyltransferase, yielding MSTLSFQQSDDETGLKDWQYVHNVITPPAALSLDEVRERAGRNHLEVAYLGDVLVGCSTVRPPKDGGSTATVIARVLPGHRRQGFGQELYERGLKRARALGADVIETVVLASNEDGLRFAVQHGFVEIERYVLPGETAEWVDLRLA
- a CDS encoding CoA-binding protein, producing the protein MYGDPATIRKILTELGDTWAIVGLSSNERRAAYGVADVLQRYGKRIVPVHPKAETVHGEKGYPSLDAIPFDVDVVDVFVNSDLAGPVADEAAAAGAKAVWFQLGVVDEGAYDRTRAAGLDMVMDRCPAIEIPRLG
- a CDS encoding aldo/keto reductase is translated as MRTTTLGSKGPEFGVIGLGCMGMTFSYDMRTPRDEATSVAVVLPQVSASLDRGGPPWRSTWAPPSSTGPHTNEELVGRALAGGHRERAVLATKVGLVVSDPTGGPGNSPVIVNNGRPEHVRKSIDESLRRLGL
- a CDS encoding aldo/keto reductase; translated protein: MTPAQVALAWLVAQGRYVVPIPGTKTPKYLADNADAGDVELSAAALADLDALPAPEGGRY
- a CDS encoding SDR family NAD(P)-dependent oxidoreductase; this encodes MTTIAIIGAGPGLGVAVARRFGREGFDVALITRTTDRAHALSADLAGEGLTARGFAADVRDPKALEAALDAATATLGPIEVMQYSPVPQREFMRPVLETTPGDLVGPIEFSVYGPVAAVRQVLPGMRALGRGTIVFVNGGTAAVPHPDRAGTSIAFAAESAYGHLLHGALADEGIHVAQLVIPGAISPGHPRKDPAVLAETIWNIHQDQHGYRHFADDLDS
- a CDS encoding MarR family winged helix-turn-helix transcriptional regulator yields the protein MSTPPPTAADSASTDVAEIERALTRISYLTSRVRQHERLMALAGLALDRAAVALLRQVADSGSLRPSELANLLSVEASHVTRQVQQLEKTGCLTRVPDPNDRRAQRIELTPAGRDAVDRVREASCRGMSVALADWSPGDLEQLATLCHRLADDFFDHAEDEIDLAPEVPRKA